gttccgaACCGGAATGAAGACGGGGGAGAAGTCGAAGCTGGTGCGGAGCCTGCGGCTGGAATCGCAGCGCTTCCGGCTGCTGATCATCGTCGTCGGCGGCTTCCTCGTCACGCTGACCTTCATCGTCGTCTCGAAGCCCGACGccatcctctcctcctcctcctcgccctccgccgccgccgccgccgatgacGGTCGGTCCCTCCCACCCTACCGCCTTAGCTGCTTTCGTTCGTTTGTAGTTTTTCATCTGTTATTTTGAATGCTGATCTTTGCTTTTGTGAGGTGATTTCAGCGAGATCGGCCTCGGCTTTTCAGAAATCTCCGCGGACGGAGTTATCGGAGACGAAGATGACGATGGATTTCAGAGaaatttgtgagatttttatttttgaattttcagctcaatctttgtttttttttttttttacttcttaaaTTGGTTTTTTNtattgaggattttttttttttttttttttcagctgaAGATCCTCAACCAGATACTGTGGCAGAGGATAACAAACCAAAATGTACATcaacctctctttctctctctctctctctctttatttttggTGGTGGTGATGGATGAGATAAATATTGGGGTTTTTGACATTTTGattgctatatttttttaaaaaaaaaatttatttttttaaaaaaaaaaaatttgcagggGACAAAAATGAGgcagaggagaaagaagaagaagagccaaAACACAAAATCACCCTCCCAACAGTTTCAAACTACACAATAGAAGATTCAGATCAAACCAACCCAGATCAATTAGGTAAACCCACTTTtccccaatcttttttttttcatttaaatcttaaattttgacTCAGAtttaatccttaaaaaaaattttaaaaaaaaagagagaaatagagcAAAAGTATACTGTTTTCCTGAATAGCCCCAATTTGAGAAAAGAACCacttttcaaaattcaatttttctttggttaaaaaaaaaaaaagagaagcactTTTTAGAAAAGCACATGATGAGTTGCTGTATCTGTGGCAAccacttttgaaatttttgatatttttagaagagcacttattttattttttcctcactttttttttctttttttttttcactttttacaGGGGTTGAGAGTGAAAAATGTGATGACCCCCAATCTTGTTCTCACAAGGGGAAGCATAAACTCACTCTCCCAACCATCTCCAATTACACCATAAATGACTCAATCCAAACTGAATCAAGTGAGCCCACCAAATCAGGTGCTCTATTTAACCACCCTTTTAATCCTTTTTTACTTCAAATTTGTTGGTATATCCCCTTTTTTAGCGAATTCTCGGTAAAATTGTTCGCAGAGAGCAGATTCGACACTGTAATTACCCTCGAAACGAACCCGCTTCAGAACGACGATGCAGCCGATTCGATTCAACCGAGTACGCTCGCAAATTACGTGTTTTTCTTCGTTTAATTCGATGTATCATGTTAGTCGATGGTGATTTGGAATGTTTTTGATTGTGAAGGTTCAACAACAAGCATAAAGCTGGAGAGGAAGCCACTCTGTGATTTCTCGAACTTCAGAGCGAATGTCTGCGAAATGGACGGCGGTGAAATTAGGGTTCACCCGAAATCGGCCTCGATCGTGTATATGGAGTCCGACGATTCGAAAGCTGATGAGATCTATAAGATTAAGCCTTACCCGCGAAAGGGCGACGAGTTTTGCCTCAGCCATGTTACTGAATTGACCGTGAAATCGAGCAAAGAGGCTCCTCAATGCACGAAGCACCACGATGTCCCGGCGCTGGTCTTTTCAATAAGTGGCTACACCGGAAACCTCTTCCACGATTTCACCGATGTTTTGGTCCCCCTCTTCACGACCGCGAACCAATTCAACGGCGAGGTTCAGCTCGTGATCACCGACATGCATCCGTGGTGGGTGATCAAATACCAAAAGGTGCTTCAAAAGCTCTCGAACTACCCGTTGATCGATTTTAGCAAGGACGACCAAGTGCACTGCTTCAAAAGCGTCATCGTCGGGCTCCACGCGTACAAGGAGTTCAGAATTGATTCATCTAAAGCTCCTAAGAACTACTCGATGGCCGATTTCAACCGATTCATGAGGCGCGCGTTCTCGGTGGAGAGGGAGGCGACGACTCCGGTCGGGGAGAACCCTAACAAGAAGCCGAAGCTCCTCATCATATCGAGGAAGAGAACAAGGATGTTTCTCAACCTCAATGAGATCATCGGGATGGCCGAGGAGTTGGGCTTCGAAGTGGTGGTCAACGAGGCCGACGTGTCGTCCGACCTCTCTCGATTCGCTCGAATTGTGAACTCATGCGATGTGATGATGGGCGTGCACGGGGCGGGCCTCACGAATTGTGTGTTCCTCCCGCCGAACGCGACCCTCATTCAAATAGTGCCGTGGGGAGGGCTGGATTGGATAGCAAGGCTCGATTTCGGCGATCCCGCGAACCAAATGGGGCTAAGGTACTCGCAATATGGCATCACGCCGGAGGAGAGTAGCCTCTTGGAGCAATACCCGCGTGATCACGAGATATTCAAGAACCCTTTCGCGTTCCACAAGCGCGGCTTCGACTACATAAGGAGAACATTCATGGATAACCAAAATGTGAGGCTTGATGTGAAGAGGTTTAGGAAGGTGCTAGTGGAAGCACTTGATCAACTCAACCCTTAAAAAAGAACACTAGTTTGAGgcaattttatttgatttgaaggATTTTTGTATACCTTTTTCATTTAGATGTTccatgtttttatttattttcatcttcTGCTGGAATTCAGAAGAAATTAATGGTCTTTTGTTTATGTAAGATATTGAATTGAAGCTAGAAGATGAACAAATCAACTTATATGATTCTATGATTAAAACCAAAATATATTCTTTCTCATATTGGCCTTGGTATCTCTATAGTTGCAATGTTGAAACTTTAAAtgacattttttatttattttgtttcagTTCTCTTTGAATCATATTTGTGTTGCATAAGATTTGTATTAAAttgacttaaaaaaaataaatttatatctataaaCATAAACATCTGTGTCAATCATGGTTGTTTAGAGGAAGCTTCCTTGTTAGGAAGGCCAATTCAAGTTGACATGAGATAGCTTCAAAATTTTCCCAACaatttgttttaaaagaaattatCAAAATGAAAAGGGTTATGGTTATATGAATGAGCAAACATCATCAAAGTTTGTCATTGTCATATTTTATTTGGAGCTACATCACCAACCAATCAATTAAAACCCCAATTCAACACAATATTGAGATGATGGAAATGGACATTCAATGAAGCATTTGattactttgttttatttgttctaCAAATTCAACAAGTTCACAATTAAATTAAGACTTAGTCCAAGTGATTAAATCAATAGTTAAGATATTAATTATGATCTGAGTTGGCCATGCACACACTTTGAgactaataaattataaatctaataaaatactGGTGGTTAACATGGCATTGTAGCCAAGATGCTAGTATGAGATTGATTGTATACTCCATATTGGGCATTTCATTATTTTAGGTTGGTTGTAATGTCTccatctataatttttttttaatttttcttaagaATATGATGGAACACTACTTCACCAAGATGATACTAGGCATAGCTAAGAAATTATTCTAAAGTACAGTTtatgaatcaaattaaataacacCGCACCTAAGTGTAGTTCAACTTTTTAGTCGACATGCGATGCTAAACTTATAATTGATTTTCATCTAGGTAACTATCTTCAATTTGTTGCAATTGAGTCACTGATCTAAATTATTTCCAAATTGggtctaaaattatttttatacgaATTGTTTTAAGgctaaaatatacaattttttttttttgtaaatatctattttttacttttatcctGAAACATatattttgctctttcaaaattttaagttgttgtACTTAAGTCCTCTTCATCATTCAGCTATTGGCTTAAAACCGAGCGGCTAGGTTGGGctgagtcacgttcgaaatagcGTATAgatgggttgggccgagtcatattcgaagtgacGTAAGGCTGATTGGGCCGAATTACAATCGAGACCCAAGAGCGCTGTAtttgtacactttaagtgaattaattacATATTTCTAACATGTGAcacccaatagtcccatatcggatgggaatggagttgtcattgggtttatacgagacttagacactagtaataataattgagcttaagcattttgggctgttggctgggcccaacgaattattattgctagtgggctgggtcgttacatttggtatcagagccaacaACTAGGTTCAAGTCACTCACCCAAAAATTCTGAACCTCAAGACAACAGACCGAAACTACTAACCAACAAACCTTTTAGCTAAATGGGAGCACAAAATGCtagctcaattattattactaaatgTTCTAAGTCTGTATAAACCAATACAACTCCATTCCCACCGCATATGGGGACTATTGGGTGTCacgactccccccgttaagccctgacgtcctcgtcaagtCCAATCACtaacacagcccaagatcaccaggcgatgtgagactcgttcTGCTAGCCCGTATCCAGACCCTGCTCAGCCGAGACTCTCACACATGTCCAGCTTGCTTCACCGTGAACCGGCTCTGAATACCAAATATTAAcggacccagcccactagcaacaataactcgttgggccaaccacagcccaaaatgcttaagctcaattattattactagtgtctaagtctcttataaacccaatgacaactccattcctatccgatgtgggattattggggtgtcacataacaactcgagcttttgggattaatattATGCCATCTTTGTTAATAGTGTAATCCTCtgcaaatatttttgaaattgtgacggagcaaaatatagattttcaaaagtcaaaaaaaaattaaaaaatgagtatttaaagaaaaaatttctataatttagcctttctCTTAATCGAGAGAGATAGTATAGAAGCTGTTATAGTTACCACGCCATTCAATAACAATGGTGAGGCAATTCATTTGATGGTATCAAGATTGTGCAATATGTGATTCGGCGACcacataatttaacgaaaataaCATGATAGTTGAATCACCCatcatattattttctttctggAGAATTCAAGTAAAGtttcttaggcttcgtttggttcgggaattagtaggaactagttataccagaaatagatacaagtatgaatttttgtaagaaaaagagtatttttttgtttggatgaaaatatgaatataagttggaactaaaaaaattgtctttggatggttattgaaaataagagaaataattgatggttataaatagaaaataatgatattatctctataattgaatttaaatttttaaattttaaacttataattttatattgaaaattttgaacaagcttgttcccacccatacCCGATATGGGTACgcgggtgggaacaagcttgtttccaCCGACCCAAAtggtgtttgggtacaagagagGGATAACCCCTTTATCCCCCTTCTTATATCCAATCCAAACACCTCCTTAGAATTAAAGATATCCGTGGACGAGGTCAGATCTAGATAGTTGATATACTATACCCGTACCCTAAAAAAATATggatacgaaaaaaaaaaactatacccTACCCATTTGACTTCGGATCGGATCCGTGTCTAGGTACTTAAattactaatatacccatcgggtctatttgagcggatCTAAATAGTAactatccgtatactattcGCTTAAAATCAAATACGGCTCGGATTTAGATCGAGTACGGATacccatatacatatatttttttattatacacAAAATTATAAACCTatcactataaaaaaattcacgttctaattagttgcacccagtccaataaaatttattttaaaaaaagattcaGTAAAAAGCCAGAattaaaaaatgagtaaaataaaaaaaaaagagtaaacaaaGAGACCGGATTTTCACTACGATGAAAATATACAGAGATCCTTAATTTATAAGTCCTATTGAAATTGATTcctcaacttcaaatttttttatttactatcgggtATTTCACTGGTTCCAAATCTGAATCTGGTTCCGGGTCCGAATTTGAAATATCTTCCGGACCCTACTCATTAAAAGGTTGGGTTCGGGTCCGATCAAAGTCGGGTATGGATATAAACTATCCGGATCCATACCCGGAActtaaatgaatatttttttacctaTATACCATCCATTTTTTATCAGGTCCGATTCGGATCCGAGTAGGGTCTAAATAGGATACAGTATATCgaatattttggacagctttactTAGGATTGAGATAAATACACTAGCcaacaatatatattttgctTTAGACTTTTAATTGAAATGCTAAAATACAAAATCCTTTTGTAAGTACCtaatttttcaccttttttattttaaaaaatcgaCAATTTAGTCTCTCAAAATTTCACACTGATGCATTAAACCCCCCTCTGTCCAGTTCTGTTATTATTccgtctattttttataatttataccgaaaatactcttaaaaacaatataaatatattaaaaaatattttttcattgaATAAATGAGGTAATTTAGTTATTTAGCCCTCTGCATTAACACCGTGACCCcctaaaattatttctaaaattttaacagtataaaatataaatttttgaaagtcagcgagtacagtaaaaaaaagatatttacagaagaatttttcatattttaactTGTTTCCAATGTCATATTTTAAATCTCATTCATCAACTATATTTGTGTGTTCGATATGGCCCACGTGATTTATTAAAGGCGATTTATAAAGATACAGTCAATCTATTTAAGTCAATCTATAAATATACTACCGACCgaccctagagcaagtggcaaagggcttggtggttggtacccgaaacccaagtttgaatcctaattgattcacatttccagctaagtttatttttaaatgaaataaacgaagcgggtagtgtgctacctttctctctcaaaaaaaaaaaatcaataaatatacTGTAGATCGAATGGGTAGAATGTATCTGaacacgtccttgatggacggacatgatttaacatccttacattaagctatatataaatatataatatacgggagtccCGATGTAATCCTAAGCCTAATTCCTGTGATGGCTCTATTTTCGGGGATAAGAAAATTTAGACTTGAAACGTTCCGCTCTTTTACAGTTCGTGAATAACAACGAACGACAAGTAAAAATCGTCATCTACAATCcgaatattgaaattaaaattataatagaagGTACGATGCTAATTTCTAATAAAAGCTTTAACATTGTGTTCAATAGAAAAGGTCTCCATCCGCATTTTTCATGAGCCCTAATTTCTCATACGGAAGGTATGAGCTGTTAAATATTGTGCATGTGGCTATGAACTATATCTTATTTTTAGTCAAAATTTGAGGGTTACACCACCGACGAAATAAAAGGGTAAAATTTAGGGATAGTCCTTGTACTCCCAAAATGTTGCTACTTAGtgtatattctttttatttgtcaGATCGTTGACACTAattattaattctaaaattcGAGTGAttagaaatatgcaactaatttacttaaatcatatatacatatatagcgCTTATGGGTCTCGATTGTAACTCGATCAACCAGCTTCACGCTACTTCTCATATGACTCAGCTCAATCTGACTTTTCACCATTACGAACGTGAGTCGGTCCAATCTAACCTCCGACCACATCGCAGGATGCTGGCGtctttaattttagaaaattccAAAATTTTCATACAAAATAACTAAGTTATTTCAATCTACAACAATGACTCAATATTACTTTATATAAtgattagaaattaaaatataataatgtaaaGAGAAACCAAATTGTGATATGGGAATAGTGCAGGGATCATTcatacaattaaattttttttataaaaaaattgccAACTAATGCATGGAGGTTGTTTTAGCTTGCATCAGTGCTATCTATAGCTGTTAGCTAGGCACGGTCACATTCAACAAAACGTTACGTAACAAACGCTTGGTGGGGACTACCatgcaaaatataaaattttttatttcatttttcactttactttattattttatttattttgcatttgGGTCCTTGTCACCCCATGTGTGTTGTTTCACACCATCACACCTTTGCTCCCTCAAAGTAAGGAAAagatatttgtttatttactgGAAAAGAGAAAGGGCGAGGGAATCTCGTTTTGCCTCGGAAAGTGTGAACTCttgtactaaaataaattaaaagagacTTCACATTTTGCGAACTTATCCTCTCACATAAATATGAAAGTTAACGGGTCCAATTCGGATCGGGtttagaaaaatctaaattcaaacaGATCCGGAACTTGAATCCGAGCTTGAGTCTGAATCCGACGGACTTTAAAAGCCCATATCCAAAACTGAATCCAatcaaaaattctaaatttgaaccCCAACTCGAAAACTCGAACACGaagcaattatttttctttactatatttcaaaataaattaataaattataaatttttttaaaaaattaaaatataacatcaaatatttatatatagtatataatataaaatgtatTTATCGGATTCGGGTACTGAaataattcatatttgaattcgaattcgcCGGGTTTTCGTTTTTTATAGTCATATTCAACACTATATCTGTTTAGTATCGGGTAAACCCACTCCATTCGGATTTGAGTGCgtgtttaaataaaatttcaagtaTCCTtacccattgacattcctaCATATGAATAGTATGTACTTAGAGTCCGTTGGTTGCACGTATctgcaactgcagtgcagttgcaaatacATGCAACTTCAATTCTCATGTTTGAATTTAGTGCAGTTGACCGTCAATTTGAACACTCTATCATCTAAAATGACATGGAAGCATCATGGACtagatatttctaaaaatattctaactcagTCCTAGAGGTAGTATAATATTgtataaatcaacaaaaaaaaaaattattgtttaaaatcaacttagataaatataactaattatattaaggtttttcttttaacttaaattttatgcaatttaaAGGCCTGTCAAAATAGATTTCTTTATTATTGTGATCACAGATAATCTAGCCATATATCttcctaaaaataataataagaacaaaaatatataaactcaATTTGCctgaactatagaccattttgattcgactattcaatttttcaaaattttaatattattacctAACCTTTCAACTTATTTGACTTAAGTGATATGATGATTTttcaattacaaaatttaaactaattgcccactttaatgaatttataattacgtacattaattgcatataatatactaactaaattcgtaaagataaacaacacattcaaatttCGAAATTAAAAGGTCACTAattgacttaaatcaaataaataaaaaagtcagataataaaatcaaaattttcaaagattagaTAGTCGAATCCGAAAAGCTGATAATTGatgtaagttttatacatttttgccAATTAAAGAGAAATAAGCACTTAAAAGcaaccatcatttttttttttttgttttctcacaAAAAACATGGAATGCAAACAATTCACCATCTATCCATATATTCAATGATACTGAATTTgagttccaaaaaaaatataataataaatatgataaaatggGGTCTTAAGCAACAATTAGATTTACCATGCTTGATCCATCTTTAGAAACTAGAAAAAGTAATTAACTTGAGAATTATTGTGAGGCAAAATAAATGCTAATTTTACATATACAGTAGGGTCAcatataaataagaaattaatgtTGGCAAAACTCGATCAACCAAGATAAGCAGTTTCAGTTAAATGGGTTGGTGGTTAGTTAATGgtcctaattaattattatctcCAACTTTTGAGGTTCTTAATTTGCCATTTAAtgacttttttaatttttttctaaacaaaGAGAATCAATCCATGTGACAATCTTAACTCTACAGTAGAAATTTCCTAGTTTATTATATTCtgcttttatttattaaaaaagaaaatctgtGATCTTGAACCATTAGGTAgacatttaatttgatttagctgaaaatgtataAACATTTTATCGCgacaaaattaagaaaaggatATAATTTTAGTCTTGTGCTTTTGCAGTAGTAGATAGTTTTGTGACAACTTCATTACTCTATTCAAACAAACTCTTTATGAATTAattaacattcttttttttttctttctttttctttttttttgagaaataggtagcaagccacctgcttcattcattaagcgaaaTGAACAATTAACATTTTTTTCATAAGCTTCAACTGAGTGAATAAGTCACAACCATGTTCAAGCAGTTTTATTTTCcacttaattttttgtttataattggTTTCTACACTCTTCTCAGGTG
This DNA window, taken from Ananas comosus cultivar F153 linkage group 5, ASM154086v1, whole genome shotgun sequence, encodes the following:
- the LOC109710633 gene encoding uncharacterized protein LOC109710633; translation: MKTGEKSKLVRSLRLESQRFRLLIIVVGGFLVTLTFIVVSKPDAILSSSSSPSAAAAADDARSASAFQKSPRTELSETKMTMDFREISEDPQPDTVAEDNKPKWDKNEAEEKEEEEPKHKITLPTVSNYTIEDSDQTNPDQLGVESEKCDDPQSCSHKGKHKLTLPTISNYTINDSIQTESSEPTKSESRFDTVITLETNPLQNDDAADSIQPSSTTSIKLERKPLCDFSNFRANVCEMDGGEIRVHPKSASIVYMESDDSKADEIYKIKPYPRKGDEFCLSHVTELTVKSSKEAPQCTKHHDVPALVFSISGYTGNLFHDFTDVLVPLFTTANQFNGEVQLVITDMHPWWVIKYQKVLQKLSNYPLIDFSKDDQVHCFKSVIVGLHAYKEFRIDSSKAPKNYSMADFNRFMRRAFSVEREATTPVGENPNKKPKLLIISRKRTRMFLNLNEIIGMAEELGFEVVVNEADVSSDLSRFARIVNSCDVMMGVHGAGLTNCVFLPPNATLIQIVPWGGLDWIARLDFGDPANQMGLRYSQYGITPEESSLLEQYPRDHEIFKNPFAFHKRGFDYIRRTFMDNQNVRLDVKRFRKVLVEALDQLNP